One stretch of Gadus macrocephalus chromosome 12, ASM3116895v1 DNA includes these proteins:
- the LOC132469234 gene encoding uncharacterized protein LOC132469234, with protein sequence MTRSCCAVNCTNRQKDGRKLFNIPRGSHPFAKRRRRLWLQAIKRADWGPEDPKGGESLCSAHFVSGSPSMDCDSPDFVPSVFSHSSNRDISGKVTRYERKRIRDEDKAPATCPTSQPEADTVDYSEDECKFVSRKEMHQLNLQYNQLRDDYEALKRELYATQEENKHLKEQLKQSKFGFDSIKDTNAKIIFFTGLQSLQMVMWLLDIVKRSTLVLKGGLSWENHLLLVLMKVRLGLTNRDLAYRFGLPFSTVSKILRDWIPMLSSIVKPLIMWPSKDAVRANMPKCFKPKFRNCRCIIDCTEIFIERTHNLKARAETWSNYKHQNTMKYLIGITPAGAISFLSSGWGGRASDKVITLDSAFLGKLEHGDEILADRGFLVREDLASVGATLRIPSFTKGKSQLPGSCVDTSRQLSRVRIHVERVIGQLKTFKILNTVIPISQVDMLDDILTICAGLTNLRGAVVARR encoded by the exons ATGACAAGGAGCTGTTGTGCTGTAAACTGCACGAATCGGCAAAAGGATGGAAGGAAACTGTTTAATATCCCGAGAGGATCTCATCCTTTTgccaagagaagaagaagattgtGGCTCCAGGCCATTAAAAGGGCGGATTGGGGTCCCGAAGATCCTAAAGGCGGCGAGAGTCTGTGCAGCGCCCACTTCGTTTCTG GGTCACCGTCCATGGATTGTGATAGTCCAGATTTTGTTCCATCCGTTTTTTCACACAGCAGCAACAGAGACATCTCGGGAAAGGTGACAAG atatgaaagaaagagaataagAGATGAAGATAAGGCCCCTGCTACCTGCCCCACAAGCCAGCCTGAAGCAGATACTGTAGATTATTCTGAAG ATGAATGTAAGTTTGTGTCCAGAAAAGAGATGCACCAACTCAACCTGCAGTACAACCAGCTCCGTGATGATTATGAAGCTCTGAAAAGAGAACTGTATGCCACacaggaagaaaataaacatctgAAGGAGCAACTGAAGCAGTCCAAGTTTGGGTTTGATTCCATAAAAGACACAAATGctaaaataattttttttactggTTTACAATCATTACAAATGGTTATGTGGCTGCTGGATATTGTAAAAAGAAGCACACTTGTGCTTAAGGGTGGGTTAAGTTGGGAGAACCACCTCCTTTTGGTTCTAATGAAAGTAAGACTTGGACTCACCAACAGAGACCTTGCCTACAGATTTGGGCTTCCATTCTCAACTGTATCAAAAATACTAAGAGACTGGATACCCATGTTGTCCTCAATAGTGAAACCTTTGATAATGTGGCCTAGTAAGGATGCAGTGAGAGCAAACATGCCAAAGTGTTTTAAACCCAAATTTAGGAATTGTCGATGTATTATAGACTGTACTGAAATCTTTATAGAAAGAACACACAATCTTAAAGCAAGGGCTGAAACCTGGTCAAATTATAAGCACCAAAACACAATGAAATATCTAATAGGAATCACACCAGCAGGAGCTATATCTTTTTTGTCTAGTGGGTGGGGAGGTCGTGCCTCTGACAAGGTAATAACTTTAGATTCTGCCTTTTTGGGTAAACTTGAGCATGGTGACGAGATCCTTGCAGATAGAGGTTTCCTTGTTAGAGAGGATTTGGCCAGTGTAGGAGCAACATTAAGAATACCAAGTTTCACGAAGGGGAAATCTCAGTTGCCAGGTTCTTGTGTTGACACTTCACGTCAGTTGTCAAGAGTCCGCATACATGTGGAACGAGTTATTGGTCAGCTTAAAACCTTTAAGATACTGAACACTGTCATACCCATCAGCCAAGTCGATATGCTAGATGACATTTTGACCATATGTGCTGGTCTTACGAACCTTAGGGGGGCTGTGGTGGCCCGGCGATAA
- the mysm1 gene encoding histone H2A deubiquitinase MYSM1, which translates to MFKTGGGPPPMITDPLSKKIIDMIPQQISPLPNPYNDDRAVERNTARETETETCIVLDLIEPVETDDGNLKAEAASPCLDHCVLHLSTSCLRSDRSNMADEVDVDIEGDEFDVSVCDLDENRLLQDQFVQSAWKTKTGISPWKLDSSISVENRELIENMLLEEQYYLTGQGIPQNAWPTASSSKPKAKQSPSKPSGTGASSRWSQQEKRFFEEGLTQFGRRWTKIAKLVGSRTVLQVKSYARQYFKQKGKTDLEAMVPLIVHEAKIHLPQPSSSSILPSALVNAVRIEKLSDDEDEEVDITDDLSDEGISPKKPQVEDKLESYVAAPDVEAEMDSQIDRFSRQERSLKKSEGGKAENHSERALKEDGSSHVDSAPAHWSEGARLKEDGEDVPISLNKPQFGEGRSWSESSEGRSGPEGAYSETAEGSDNGVGKSPTDGADEYQEEEEEEEREEEDEELNAPEQEIHLDMESITDDEKQAIPEFFEGRPSKTPDRYLKIRNYILDQWMKSKPKYLNKTSVRPGLKNCGDVNCIGRVHTYLELIGAINFNCEQAVYNRPRVIDRSRHKEGKDASEAYQLAQRLQSMRTRKRRVRDLLGNWCDSRDLEGQTYEHLSAGELALRREEMKRQPKPCKIARHKESFDPFQLIMCKSFGEDVKEPFRVMVCSEALLIMDMHAHVSRGEVIGLLGGTFNQKDKVLKISVAEPCNSVSTGMQCEMDPLSQTHACEALSMLGYSVVGWYHSHPTFHPNPSLRDIHTQDQFQSYFSRGGAPFIGMIVSPYNPSNASPHSQTTCLLVKEHQESSGCQKLPYRFDFLPSQDIPDWEQLMKRSQWIIRKYSQAHGIVHMDRFFRRDSHLTCLEKMLSSLARYLEPLPDDEGDPFLTQIQALFQSDFIPKQVDEHQEEEDGKNFDSPGDHNQPNSTAHPGRGLESIGSGSGAEWEVESPPQTANSGTESSPVLHLGSVLLTGHDYLL; encoded by the exons CAGCGAGAGAAACTGAAA ctGAGACTTGCATTGTGCTGGACCTGATAGAGCCAGTGGAGACGGATGATGGAAACCTGAAAGCAGAAGCAGCATCACCA TGCTTGGATCACTGTGTTCTACATCTCTCAACGTCCTGTTTACGTTCTGATCGATCAAACATGGCGGACGAGGTGGACGTTGACATCGAAGGAGATGAGTTTGATGTCAGTGTTTG TGACCTGGATGAAAACCGGCTTCTCCAGGACCAGTTCGTGCAGTCTGCATGGAAGACCAAAACTGGGATATCG CCGTGGAAGCTTGACAGTTCCATCAGTGTGGAGAATCGAGAACTGATCGAGAACATGCTGTTGGAGGAACA ATATTATCTTACTGGCCAAGGGATTCCGCAGAATGCATGGCCGACTGCCTCCAGCTCAAAACCTAAAGCTAAGCA GTCTCCATCTAAGCCCTCAGGCACAGGTGCATCGTCACGCTGGTCCCAACAAGAGAAGAGGTTTTTTGAAGAAGGATTG aCTCAATTTGGTCGAAGGTGGACAAAGATTGCCAAATTGGTGGGCAGTCGCACCGTTCTTCAGGTCAAGAGCTACGCCAGACAATACTTTAAGCAAAAG GGTAAAACAGATTTGGAAGCCATGGTGCCCCTTATAGTCCATGAGGCCAAAATACATCTCCCACAGCCCAGCTCCAGCTCTATACTACCATCCGCTCTGGTCAACGCTGTTCGTATCGAGAAGCTCTCAGATGATGAGGACGAAGAGGTGGACATTACCGATGATCTGAGTGACGAAGGAATCTCACCCAAAAAGCCCCAAGTGGAGGACAAGCTAGAGTCCTACGTGGCAGCACCCGATGTAGAGGCAGAGATGGATAGCCAGATCGACAGATTTAGCCGACAAGAGAGAAGCCTAAAGAAGAGCGAAGGGGGAAAGGCTGAGAACCACAGTGAAAGAGCCTTAAAGGAAGACGGTTCTAGTCATGTCGATTCAGCGCCCGCCCACTGGTCAGAGGGGGCCCGGCTGAAAGAGGATGGGGAAGATGTCCCCATCTCTCTGAATAAACCCCAGTTTGGCGAAGGAAGGTCCTGGTCTGAGAGCTCTGAGGGAAGGTCTGGACCCGAGGGAGCCTACAGTGAGACAGCAG AAGGCAGTGACAACGGGGTTGGCAAGAGTCCAACTGATGGAGCAGATGAataccaggaggaggaggaggaggaggagagggaggaggaggatgaggagctgAATGCCCCAGAACAGGAGATTCATCTGGACATGGAGAGCATCACCGATGACGAGAAACAAGCTATCCCCGAGTTCTTTGAGGGACGTCCATCCAAGACGCCGGATAGATACCTGAAGATAAGAAACTACATCCTGGATCAGTG GATGAAGAGCAAGCCAAAGTACCTAAACAAGACTTCTGTAAGGCCAGGCCTCAAAAACTGCGGGGACGTCAACTGCATCGGCCGTGTGCATACATACCTGGAACTGATCGGAGCCATTAACTTCAACTGCG AGCAGGCTGTGTATAACCGGCCCCGGGTGATAGATCGCTCAAGGCATAAGGAGGGTAAGGATGCCTCGGAGGCCTACCAGCTGGCCCAGAGACTACAGAGCATG CGGACCCGTAAGCGGCGTGTGCGGGACCTATTAGGGAACTGGTGTGACTCGAGGGACTTGGAGGGGCAGACATATGAG CATCTGAGTGCTGGGGAGCTGGCCCTCCgcagggaggagatgaagagacaGCCCAAACCCTGCAAGATTGCCCGACATAAAGA ATCCTTCGATCCGTTCCAGTTGATTATGTGCAAGTCTTTCGGGGAAGATGTTAAG GAGCCGTTCCGGGTAATGGTGTGCTCAGAGGCTCTCCTCATCATGGACATG CATGCCCATGTGTCCAGGGGAGAGGTCATTGGACTACTGGGAGGAACTTTCAATCAAAAAGACAAAGTCCTTAAG ATCAGCGTGGCCGAGCCATGCAACAGCGTGAGCACAGGCATGCAGTGTGAGATGGACCCGCTGTCCCAGACGCATGCGTGTGAGGCGCTGTCAATGCTAGGGTACAGTGTGGTGGGCTGGTACCACTCGCACCCAACCTTTCACCCCAACCCCTCGCTACGGGACATCCACACACAGGACCAGTTCCAG AGCTACTTTTCCCGAGGTGGTGCTCCATTCATAGGTATGATCGTGAGCCCCTACAACCCTTCCAACGCTTCGCCACATTCACAGACCACCTGCCTTCTAGTGAAAGAGCACCAGGAATCATCCGGCTGTCAGA AGCTGCCCTACAGATTTGACTTCCTGCCATCCCAGGACATTCCAGACTGGGAGCAGCTAATGAAAAGATCTCAGTGGATCATAAGAAAATATTCCCAAGCACATGG AATTGTGCATATGGACAGGTTCTTCCGGAGGGATTCCCACCTCACCTGTCTAGAAAAG ATGCTGTCGTCCCTGGCCAGATACCTGGAGCCCCTGCCCGATGACGAGGGAGACCCCTTCCTCACCCAGATCCAGGCTCTGTTCCAGTCTGACTTCATCCCCAAGCAGGTGGATGAgcaccaggaggaggaagatggcaAAAACTTTGACTCCCCTGGCGATCACAATCAGCCAAACAGCACAGCGCATCCGGGAAGGGGCTTGGAGTCTATTGGCTCAGGCAGTGGTGCAGAATGGGAAGTGGAGTCCCCACCGCAGACTGCAAACTCAGGGACTGAAAGTAGTCCTGTGTTACATCTTGGCTCAGTGTTATTAACTGGTCATGATTATTTACTGTGA